One segment of Ziziphus jujuba cultivar Dongzao chromosome 12, ASM3175591v1 DNA contains the following:
- the LOC132800119 gene encoding putative disease resistance RPP13-like protein 1: MLDILDETATHALQSKMELGSGTKSNLDSLQTTSKERLTERKFLIVLEGMWNENYVNSENMSRPFKHGDQGSMVLVTTRNETVVNIMRTAPIYCLEHLRDEDCWQLFYKHAFDNEDLNAYPDLVTISRRVFEKCKGLPSAG; encoded by the exons ATGCTTGATATCCTGGATGAGACTGCAACTCATGCTTTGCAATCCAAGATGGAACTTGGATCAGGAACAAAATCGA ATTTAGATTCACTTCAAACTACGTCAAAAGAGAGGTTGACGGAAAGGAAATTCTTGATTGTTCTAGAAGGTATGTGGAATGAAAATTATGTCAATTCGGAGAACATGAGTAGACCTTTTAAACATGGGGATCAAGGAAGCATGGTTCTTGTGACAACACGCAATGAAACTGTCGTAAATATCATGCGCACTGCTCCAATATATTGTCTTGAGCACTTAAGAGATGAAGATTGTTGGCAACTGTTTTACAAGCATGCATTTGACAACGAAGATTTAAATGCATATCCAGACTTGGTAACAATTAGTAGAAGAGTTTTTGAAAAGTGCAAGGGCTTGCCCTCAGCCGGTTAG
- the LOC132800249 gene encoding uncharacterized mitochondrial protein AtMg00810-like, which produces MDVKNAFLNGDLDREIYMIQPKGFESKTNPEYVCKLRKALYGLKQAPRAWYGKIAEFRLQSGYIVSSADSSLFVKTEGTNLAVVLMKELGELKHFLGLEVDRTEKGLFLGQQKYAKNLLQKFGMLDCKPISTPMEVNAKISAYEGKDLGDATMYQQLVGSLIYLTLTRPDISFAVGVVSRYMQSPKKPHLEAVRRILRYVKGTINLGLLYKRGEECKLVGYCDADYAGDHDTRRSTTGYIFSLGSGAVSWCSKRQPTVSLSTTEAEYRAAAMAGQEAVKQNTNPNIKQWLDDLENASYDVDDLLDEIETHALQSRLKAESTKSSKARCW; this is translated from the exons ATGGACGTGAAGaatgccttcttgaatggagatctagacagagaaatttatatgatacaGCCAAAGGGTTTTGAAAGCAAAACTAATCCAGAATACGTGTGCAAGCTAAGGAAGGCACTTTATGGTCTAAAACAAGCTCCGCGGGCATGGTACGGTAAGATTGCAGAGTTCCGTCTTCAAAGTGGATATATAGTATCTTCTGCAGATTCTAGTTTATTTGTGAAGACTGAAGGAACAAACCTAGCAGTAGTGcta ATGAAGGAACTTGGGGAGCTCAAGCACTTCCTTGGACTCGAAGTTGACCGAACAGAGAAAGGTTTATTTCTTGGTCAACAAAAGTATGCAAAGAATCTATTacaaaaatttggaatgttGGACTGCAAGCCAATATCAACTCCAATGGAGGTGAATGCTAAGATATCTGCATATGAAGGAAAAGATTTGGGGGATGCTACTATGTACCAACAATTGGTAGGAAGTCTTATCTATTTAACACTGACGCGGCCAGATATTTCATTTGCAGTTGGAGTTGTAAGTCGGTATATGCAAAGTCCAAAGAAACCTCACTTGGAAGCAGTCCGACGAATATTAAGGTACGTTAAAGGCACTATAAACTTGGGGCTTCTATATAAAAGAGGAGAGGAATGCAAGTTGGTTGGTTACTGTGATGCCGACTATGCTGGAGATCATGATACACGACGATCGACTACTGGATATATATTCAGCCTTGGTTCAGGAGCAGTATCATGGTGcagtaaaagacaaccaactgtGTCTCTGTCAACTACAGAAGCAGAATATAGAGCAGCTGCTATGGCAGGCCAAGAAG CGGTGAAGCAAAACACCAACCCAAACATCAAGCAGTGGCTGGACGACCTTGAAAATGCTTCCTACGATGTAGACGATCTGCTGGATGAGATTGAAACTCATGCTCTGCAATCTAGATTAAAAGCTGAATCAACAAAGTCGTCCAAAGCAA GGTGTTGgtga
- the LOC112493166 gene encoding putative disease resistance protein At3g14460, with amino-acid sequence MGGIGKTTLAQSVYNDHAVEKHFNFKSWVCVSEEFDICKVTKTVLCAVTKSHSHSYDDSNLDLLQIKLKEGLIGKKFLIVLDDVWNEDYIDWKKMCTPFNYGAQGCKIIVTTRNEKVADITGTIPTHYHLEHLKDEDCWKLFEKHAFDKIRDSSVCQVPEKIGRGIAKKCNGLPLAAKSLGGLLCSKGDINEWERVLKSEIWDFSYKETKILPALLLSYNYLPSHLKRCFAFCSIFPKDYEFQKHELVLLWMAENLLRQSKRDKRMEDIGDEYFNELVLTSFFQRSSKVSISSWTYPFEVENSFFVMHDLVHDLARYVSGEYCFTLEDGNSNEKAMRVRHLGVATVVSSQRFGTISESTHLRTLLPLDSYSFCNLFNEVVNNVILKLRCLRVLSLFGCTNLRQLSESIGELKHLRFLNLSETSIKRLPNSVCKLYNLQILNLSWCRELIELPEDMHHLINLRHLDISYCFNLVEMPRQLSKLKSLQTLTYFVVGKDNKTKIGELRELSDLHGELYIRNLQNVPSAEDALEAKLIDKNNLEALRLHWNGNSNDSNHDEEVSFWICLTYLDMECLPPLGQLPSLKTLCIDELFGVVTVGAEFYGISGSNSARKAFVSLEFLSFKNMPAWEEWCSIGVDDGEIFPKLQELEIFGCDRLRTVDWPVNLPCLTNLRITGYRSGNEVLVSSLPRTPAIRHLDLSKCEQLEVRGLPQTVETISVGGCRGVESLMKALRESQTCSLQSLCINDCSLPISFPTGCLPATLTQLRINNCEKLEFPMHHDSLKTSLQSVSIQKSCGGSLIFFPLDFFPSLNYLCFEECENLESLIVSDGLPYQHGLICLSSLRIERCLKLISFPNGGLHAPNLTHLTVQDCKKLKELPEQMAKLLPSLEELRIADCPEVESFPEGGLPSNLCSLWIKNCSKLIAQRSKWNLQKLQALKDFEIVGGEGVESFPEVGLLPSTLTYLTMGGFASLKRLDIKKLQQLTSLTSLEIESCPQL; translated from the exons ATGGGTGGCATTGGCAAAACCACCCTTGCTCAATCAGTATACAACGATCATGCAGTTGAGAAGCACTTTAACTTCAAATCATGGGTTTGTGTTTCTGAAGAGTTTGACATTTGCAAGGTAACGAAAACAGTCCTCTGTGCTGTAACTAAGTCTCATTCTCATTCTTATGATGACTCAAACTTGGATTTGCTTCAAATTAAGTTGAAAGAGGGGCTAATCggaaaaaaattcttaattgtTTTAGACGATGTGTGGAACGAGGATTATATTGATTGGAAGAAAATGTGTACACCTTTTAATTATGGGGCTCAAGGATGTAAGATTATTGTAACAACACGCAATGAAAAAGTTGCAGACATCACGGGCACTATTCCAACTCATTATCATCTTGAGCACTTGAAAGATGAAGATTGCTGGAAACTGTTTGAAAAGCATGCATTTGACAAAATTAGAGATTCTAGTGTATGTCAAGTCCCGGAAAAAATTGGTCGAGGAATTGCCAAGAAATGCAATGGCTTGCCCTTAGCTGCAAAATCACTTGGAGGCCTCTTGTGCTCTAAAGGAGATATCAATGAATGGGAAAGAGTATTAAAGAGTGAGATTTGGGATTTTTCATATAAAGAGACTAAAATTCTACCAGCTTTGTTGTTAAGCTACAACTACCTTCCATCACACCTAAAGCGATGTTTTGCTTTTTGTTCAATATTCCCCAAGGACTATGAATTCCAGAAGCATGAATTGGTCTTATTGTGGATGGCAGAAAATCTTTTGCGTCAATCAAAAAGAGATAAGAGAATGGAAGATATAGGTGATGAATATTTTAACGAGTTAGTGTTAACATCATTTTTCCAAAGATCAAGTAAAGTTAGTATATCTTCCTGGACATACCCATTTGAAGTGGAAAATTCTTTCTTTGTGATGCATGATCTTGTTCATGATTTAGCCAGATATGTATCCGGGGAATATTGTTTTACATTAGAAGATGGCAACTCAAATGAAAAGGCGATGAGGGTGCGTCATCTAGGTGTTGCAACAGTTGTTTCCTCACAGAGATTTGGTACTATTTCTGAATCAACTCATTTGCGCACACTTTTACCATTAGACAGTTATTCATTTTGCAACTTATTCAATGAAGTAGTGAACAACGTAATTTTGAAGTTGCGGTGTTTGAGAGTATTGTCATTGTTTGGTTGTACAAATTTGAGGCAGTTAAGTGAATCAATTGGTGAACTAAAGCATCTTCGTTTCCTTAATCTCTCTGAAACTTCAATCAAAAGATTGCCCAATTCTGTGTGTAAGTTGtacaatttacaaattttaaatttatcatgGTGTCGTGAACTCATTGAGTTGCCTGAAGATATGCATCATCTTATCAACTTGAGGCATCTTGATATcagttattgttttaatttagtaGAGATGCCAAGACAATTGAGTAAATTGAAGAGTCTCCAGACGTTGACATATTTTGTTGTGGGAAAAGATAATAAGACAAAGATAGGAGAGTTGAGGGAGCTTTCAGATCTCCATGGAGAACTTTACATTAGAAATTTACAGAATGTCCCAAGTGCTGAGGATGCATTGGAAGCCAAGTTGATAGACAAAAACAATCTTGAGGCGTTGCGGTTGCATTGGAATGGCAATTCTAATGATTCAAATCATGACGAAGAAGTATCATTCTGGATATGCTTAACATATCTGGATATGGAG TGCTTGCCACCACTTGGACAGCTACCCTCCCTCAAAACTCTGTGTATTGATGAACTTTTTGGAGTGGTGACTGTGGGTGCAGAGTTTTATGGGATTAGTGGTTCTAATTCTGCGAGAAAGGCATTTGTGTCACTGGaatttttaagtttcaaaaaTATGCCAGCGTGGGAAGAATGGTGTTCAATTGGAGTTGACGATGGTGAAATCTTCCCTAAACTCCAAGAACTTGAAATATTTGGGTGTGATAGGTTAAGGACTGTTGATTGGCCTGTGAACCTGCCATGTTTAACAAATCTTCGAATTACTGGTTATAGAAGTGGCAATGAGGTTCTTGTATCATCACTCCCAAGGACTCCGGCTATCCGTCACTTGGATTTAAGCAAGTGTGAACAACTAGAGGTACGGGGATTGCCACAAACAGTGGAAACGATTAGTGTTGGAGGATGTAGAGGTGTAGAATCATTGATGAAGGCATTAAGAGAGAGCCAAACTTGTAGTCTTCAAAGCCTATGTATCAATGATTGTTCTTTGCCTATATCCTTTCCTACAGGGTGTCTCCCTGCTACCCTGACACAACTGCGAATCAATAATTGTGAGAAATTAGAATTCCCAATGCACCATGACTCACTCAAAACGTCTCTTCAAAGTGTTTCCATACAAAAAAGTTGCGGGGGTTCACTTATATTCTTTCCCCTGGATTTCTTTCCCAGCCTCAATTATCTCTGTTTTGAAGAGTGTGAAAATCTAGAATCTCTGATAGTCTCAGATGGGCTGCCATACCAGCATGGCCTAATATGTCTATCTTCTTTGCGGATCGAACGTTGCCTCAAGTTGATATCTTTTCCTAATGGCGGATTGCATGCTCCCAATCTAACTCATCTTACAGTTCAAGATTGCAAGAAATTAAAGGAGCTGCCTGAGCAAATGGCTAAACTCCTTCCATCTCTGGAAGAATTGAGGATTGCTGATTGTCCAGAGGTGGAGTCATTTCCTGAAGGGGGTCTACCCTCTAATCTGTGTAGTCTTTGGATTAAAAACTGCTCTAAACTCATTGCACAGCGATCCAAGTGGAATTTACAAAAGCTCCAAGCTCTTAAAGACTTTGAAATCGTAGGAGGTGAAGGCGTGGAATCGTTTCCAGAGGTGGGGCTGCTGCCTTCAACTCTTACCTATCTTACGATGGGTGGATTTGCAAGTCTTAAGAGGTTGGACATAAAGAAGCTTCAACAACTCACTTCTCTTACATCTCTAGAAATCGAGTCGTGCCCTCAATTATAG
- the LOC132800248 gene encoding putative disease resistance RPP13-like protein 1, protein MKKKLEKILRRFKVFEKSINILGLTNKGVGEKPSPRPPTTSLIEESEFYGRNGDKEAIIKLLLKDDYKGSNKVCVIPIVGMGGIGETTLAQSVYNNHKVQRHFNLRSWVYVSEEFDIFKGLRSKIIATTRSENVAKIMSTIPTHYQLKHLKDEDCWRLFKKHAFDNIKDDCSQSKINKRVEDVGDEYFNELVSTSFLQRSSGQELFGMHDLVHDLAKYVSRGHCIISNDDSSKDSIANVHHASVRYMRYDSIFTEATCSATLELKDRKNLLVEMPRQMSKLKSLQTLIDFIIGKDNGTNIGELRELSDLHGQLFLKNLENVANASDASDAKLVDRKYLEALHLDWKGDDNDKKK, encoded by the exons ATGAAGAAAAAACTGGAGAAGATTCTTAGAAGgtttaaagtttttgaaaaaagcaTAAATATCCTTGGTCTTACTAATAAGGGTGTCGgtgaaaaaccatcaccaagACCACCAACAACATCTTTGATAGAAGAATCAGAGTTCTATGGCAGAAATGGGGATAAGGAAGCCATAATTAAGTTGTTGCTTAAAGATGATTATAAAGGTAGCAATAAGGTGTGTGTGATTCCAATAGTAGGCATGGGTGGTATTGGCGAAACCACCCTTGCTCAATCAGTATACAACAATCACAAAGTTCAGAGGCACTTTAACCTCAGGTCATGGGTTTATGTTTCTGAGGAGTTTGACATTTTCAAG GGCTTGAGGAGTAAGATTATTGCAACAACGCGCAGTGAAAATGTTGCAAAGATCATGAGCACCATTCCAACTCATTATCAGCTTAAGCATTTGAAAGACGAAGATTGTTGGCGACTGTTTAAAAAGCATGCTTTTGACAATATTAAAGATGATTGTAGT CAATCGAAGATAAATAAGAGAGTGGAAGACGTAGgtgatgaatattttaatgaGTTGGTTTCAACCTCATTTTTACAAAGATCAAGTGGACAAGAATTATTTGGCATGCATGATCTTGTTCATGATTTAGCCAAATATGTATCCAGGGGACATTGTATTATATCAAATGATGACAGCTCAAAAGATTCCATTGCAAATGTGCATCATGCTTCCGTTAGATATATGAGATATGATTCTATTTTTACTGAAGCAACCT GCTCAGCCACACTAGAATTGAAAGACCGCAAAAATCT ATTGGTAGAGATGCCAAGGCAAATGAGTAAATTGAAAAGTCTCCAAACGTTGATTGATTTCATTATTGGAAAAGATAATGGGACCAACATAGGAGAGTTGAGGGAGCTTTCAGATCTTCATGGCCAACTTTTTCTTAAGAATTTAGAGAATGTTGCAAATGCAAGCGATGCATCAGATGCCAAGTTGGTGGACAGGAAATATCTTGAAGCACTGCATTTGGATTGGAAAGGTGacgataatgataaaaaaaaatga